The following proteins are encoded in a genomic region of Ornithodoros turicata isolate Travis chromosome 6, ASM3712646v1, whole genome shotgun sequence:
- the LOC135398310 gene encoding platelet endothelial aggregation receptor 1-like, which produces MLKQCCAFMTLLGLALAQPPCTDIEFGCPEGYVCETPEQGCSSHCLCRDPSRNVTMSEDCPVRLRPCQEGIYCQPEPVGDCFACNCETPCSDVLGKFCCQPREGEACTRRWVRGSCPVCKCDPCPPPTDCPDECLVVNLDAGCRSVCVCSTKAGAPYVFLGAHNVTLPPVLLNATAGGTGEVAFVADDEVERAVTAIPEGVVAEE; this is translated from the exons ATGCTGAAACAATGCTGCGCTTTTATGACGCTCCTGGGGCTGG CGTTGGCACAACCGCCATGCACGGACATTGAGTTTGGCTGTCCAGAAGGTTACGTCTGTGAGACGCCGGAGCAAGGATGTTCCAGTCATTGCCTTTGCA GAGATCCGTCGCGAAACG TTACTATGTCTGAAGACTGTCCAGTACGCCTGAGGCCTTGTCAGGAAGGCATATACTGTCAACCTGAACCTGTGGGCGATTGCTTCGCTTGCAACTGCGAAA CTCCTTGTTCGGACGTGCTGGGAAAATTCTGCTGCCAACCGCGGGAAGGCGAAGCTTGCACCCGCCGCTGGGTGCGCGGAAGCTGCCCCGTCTGCAAGTGTGACCCGTGTCCTCCACCGACCGATTGCCCGGACGAATGCCTGGTCGTCAATCTGGACGCAGGGTGTCGCTCCGTCTGTGTCTGTTCCACGAAAGCCGGAGCGCCATACGTGTTCTTGGGCGCCCACAACGTCACCTTACCACCTGTGTTACTGAACGCGACGGCAGGTGGCACTGGGGAGGTCgcattcgtagcagacgacgaagtgGAGCGCGCTGTGACTGCGATACCAGAGGGCGTCGTAGCGGAAGAATAG
- the LOC135398309 gene encoding uncharacterized protein LOC135398309, with protein MRHLDILSERLCRGSRLLVCNGTLSLKSYKFRNALRRMHHLRVDQSVDAIIYVTVVFVMFAAIILLLVSTNCRRFQTETALRKPKSQQMVVHFQENRTVVSTEAVPQEIV; from the exons ATGAGACATTTGGATATACTGTCTGAACGGCTCTGCCGGGGATCCAG GTTGCTCGTCTGCAACGGTACGCTGTCGCTAAAGAGCTACAAATTCAGAAATGCGCTGCGTCGGATGCATCATCTGCGAGTGGACCAATCCGTGGACGCCATCATATACGTCACT GTGGTGTTCGTCATGTTTGCAGCGATCATTCTCCTCTTGGTGAGCACTAACTGCCGGCGGTTTCAGACGGAGACGGCGCTCAGGAAACCCAAGAGTCAACAGATGGTAGTGCATTTTCAAGAGAACAGGACCGTCGTATCCACAGAAGCAGTACCACAGGAAATAGTCTGA